The stretch of DNA AAAATATTGTTGTACGATCACAATATGACCACATTTTGCTATGTCGGAACAGAAATagtataaacaaattaaaatatatccataagaaagaggggaaagaatatagtaaaaatagtgcaaggcatagtggctcacgcctgtaatcgcagcactttgggaagccaaggcaggcgtatcacgtgagtccaggagttcaagactactctgggcaacatggcaaaaccctgtctctacaaaaaatacaaaaattagccaggtgtgatggtacgtgcctttagtcccagctacttgggaggctgagatgggaggatcgcttgagcccaggaggcagaggttgcagtgagccaggatcttgccactgcactccagcctgggcagcagagccagaccctgtctccgaaAAAAAGATAACAGCAGTCACCCCTGGGTGTTGGGATTGgaggtgattttattttctttttatttttctggcttttcTAAATCTCTGATAAACttgcaattaaagaaaaaataacaggaaaTGTGTTTTATTGGGGTACTATTAGTATTTGCAAGTGTTCAAACCTAACTGCGGGAAAATGATGGCAGGATTCTACAGGCATATTTTAGAGCAGCTGTGAGATGCATGAAACTATGTAAAGTTTCGTATAGACGATTTACTAGATCAGCATAAATGATGTATCTGTGGACATTTTCTGCAGGACTTTCATAACTTGTTACCTGAGTGAAATTTAATTCCTAGGCAATTCTGGGAAATGGTGGCATGAGGCAGAAGGACCCAGTGGCCAGTTCCTGAAGTGTTCTGGGAAACGGTGGCGTGAGGTGGAAGGAGCCGGTGGCCAAGGTCCcggctatgattgcaccactgcgctctgtggacgacagagtgagaccctgtctcaaaaaaacaaaacaaaagttgcCCTGATCCACACaaattcttggttttgtttttataaatgtgcTTTTATAAAGTGAAAGCCAAAGTGTTctgttatttcagttttttttttttaatctccttttaGGTTAAAAATTTTGCAGTTATTTATCTTGTGGATATTACAGAAGTACCTGACTTCAACAAAATGTATGAGTTATACGATCCATGTACTGTCATGTTTTTCTTCAGGTATGTTATCTTAAAGTCGTTATTGAAATTGAATATTGTCAGTTTGGAAGTTTAATGTAACCAagatctctttattttattttgaaggaagTTGGTTCTGCAGTCATATCCCAATATCATCTGTATCACCAGGCAATCAGTGtgaatcttttaaataattttcaaagtaacAATTCTAGTTTTAGCATTTACTCAATAACAAATTATCCTTTTGAAATAACTTCGGTGGGAAACTAGGTGAAGTGTAATTCAATGAAAGACATTCTTACTGACATTTTAGATACCTTGAACTAATCTGTTCATCAAAAATGTGTTGTAAAATCAcgaatttaggccaggcgcagtggctcacgcctacaatcccagcactttgggaggccgaggtgggtggatcacaaggtcaggagtcaagaccaaccaggctaagatggtgaaacctcgtctctactaaaaatacaaaattagccaggcgtggtggcgcatgcctgtaatttcagctactggaaggctgaggcaggagaatcgcttgaatgtgggaggtggaggttgcagtgagccgagatcgcgccattgcactccgcctaggcaacgagcaaaactccgtctcaaaagaaaaaaacaaaaaaacctaatttATTAAATATGCTATCGACTTTAGTGTCCTTTTTTATATCTAAGAGGAACACCTGAACTGAATTATTTTGCTTATAAATACAAGATTATTTTATCAGCTCAAAAATTTCATTATGGAAATTTAATGGGGAAGAAAATCCCCATCTGATGCTGTTTTTGCTTGTTTAGTTACCATAGAGGTTGGTGAATTAGCTACATGAGCATTAACCGTTCTCCAAAAGTGGAGCCTCCTGCTTGATCAGGAAGGTCAGGTGGGTTGTACAGGGTATGTATTAGTTTCATAGTCTTTGTAACAAATTAGCACACATTGAGCAGCTTAAATCACCCCCCTTTTCAGAGCTCACAGCTCTGTAAGTCAGACATCCAGGCAGGGCCCGCTGGATTCCTGCTCAGCGTCTCCCAAGGTCTGAACCATGGGCCAGGTGCTTATCTGGAGTGTCTGAGGGGCTTGTTTGGGTTGTGGGCCGAATCCAGCTCTTCGTGGTGGAGAGTCTGAGATCTGCTTCCTTGCTTCTGTTACCTGAGGCCACTCTGCTGCTAGAGACCTCATCACCCTCAAAGCCAGCACCGGCACGCCGCACGTTGAGGTATTTTCACACAAGTTCTCTGATTTCCTGAAAAGTTCTGCCTGGGGAAAATGCTCTGGTTTTAGAGGACTGTGATTAGATTAGACTTGcccaaataatccaggataatcaccttgttttattgatttattgagatggagtctcactctgtcacccggggggagggcagtggtgccatcacagcatccttgaactcctggcttcaagccatcctcccgcctcaggctgCCAAGGTGGGAGGCACTGTCGCGGTTCTGGGCATCGGGTTACGCCCCCCTGGACATGCCCTTAGGCTTCCTAGGCGCCTCCTGTTTGGTTGAGAAGGTCTGTGAGGTGCACCTGCATTTCTTGTGAACTTTGATCTTTCATAGGTTTCAGCAGAGGTTGCGTGGCCGACCCTCATCCTTTCCTCTACTGTGCGTTCAGCAGCCATTTCTGAATTTCAGCACCTTTGGCCATCCGGAGAGGCTCAAGAATTTATTCCTTTTGTTAACAGTTCTTACACGAATTTGCCTGTTTCCTCTCTTGAAGGCAGCACCTCCGAGACTTTGCTTGGAAGTTTCCGCAGCTAAATATCCCAAGTGTGTTGCTTTTGAGCTCTGATCTCCCATAACTGCGGACCCCGTGTCCCTGTTCCTCGGCCACTCTGTAACGGGTCCCCTTTTCTCCGTTTCCCAGTAACGCACTCCTCACTTCCTTCCGAGCCCACACCAGGCATTCTTAAAGTCCATATTTCTGTTAACAGCCTGTTTGAGGCAATAGAGGCCTTTTCTATTTTGTCCCTCAAAATTCTTCAGGTGAGAACAGGGAGGGCCGTCTTAGGTCTCTGTCCCCCACAGCGTGCAGCGGAGGCCAGCCTGGGGCTGGAGATGCTGTGAGGGGCAAGGAGGCTGCAGGGAACAGCCTTGGATGGAGGCTGTAGCCTACTTAGTGTAGTTTGATATTCTTAGGACTGATGCTGTGCTCAGAAAAGGAGATGAAACTTCCTTCTGTGGTTTCTGTGATTCAGAATATTAAGACAGACGGTACTTTAGTTACCTTATGCACTAAACATGTATCTTGAGCCCCCACCAGGTTTGTGGTCTAGTGGTGGGGCCTAATGTCAGATACGACAGGATTCCCACTCTCATAGGACTTTGTCTGATAGAAGAAACAGCTGAGTAAATGAGCAGGGAGTACTGAAGAAGTGAAAGGAGGCAGGTGTTTATGAGATGTAAATGCTGAAGAAGTACACCCAAGTCAGATAGGGCTACAGGGAGGGTGCTACGGGCAGCCCCTAGTCAGTGTAGAAGGATCTTGGTGCATGCTGCGTGGAGCGCCGTCCTGCAGCATGGAGAATGAGAGGGCGGCCAGAGGTGGGCTCCAGACCCTGATCAGATTTGCCTTTCCTGAACCAGAGACGTCACTGGGAACGCTTTCCATGGAATAGTAGGTGGAAGCCAAATGCATGATCTTGTGGAAGTGAACGTTAAAAAACAGTCTTCAGGTGGGGCATGCCTGCTGCCCAGCCACTCTGCAGGCCGGGGTTCGAGTCCGGCCTTAGCCACATAGACctcatctctaagaaaaataatcaggtcaggcgcagtggctcacacctgaaatcccagcactttgggaggccaaggtgggaggatcacttgaggccgtgaatttgagaccagcttgggcaacatagggataccccatctctacaaaaaactagaaattagctgggtgtggtggctcatgcctgtggtccctgtTACGTAGaggactgaggtggaaggatgattTGGGCCGGAAGGTTGATTTTGCTGCCGTGCCCTAACCTAGacgacagtgagaccccatctcagaaagaaacttCAACAAACCAGGATAAATTTATGCCAGTacaacaaagggctaatatcattACCTTGTAAAGTGCACATAAGTATTCATAAGAAAAAGAACTAGGCTCTTGAAAGGTAAGAATCATCTGCTTCCCTCACCGTAAACATGCAAAATGTCATCTTCATTTCATAGTTGAAGGGCTTTTAATACAATTTATGTCAGTGCTCAGAAAAGCACCATGAAAAACTTACACATTGCTTTTATCAGGTAAATCAGCACAAATTAGATGGGGGTCTCGTTTTGTTAGCCATGTTGGTCTCAGactccgggcctcaagtgatcctcctgcctcagcctcccaaaatttagggattacaggcgtgagccactgcgcctgccctcCTTTGACCTTTTAATTTCCCCTTAGAATATTTGtcctaaataaatacagaaaaatgcagGGAAAAGCATGGTGGACGAtgcatagcatttttaaaaagcacttttagGTGCTTCCTGTGTTCTCCTGCATCATGGCAGACACTCGATTTTACACGTTCTTCAGTGATGTTAACAAGAACTTGTAACAGTGGGAAAAATACAGCATTGTTTTCaaggaattcttttttaaagggatttttaTGAGAATGGATGCCCTTGTTTCTCTTTGCAGGAACAAGCACATCATGATTGACTTGGGGACTGGCAACAACAACAAGATTAACTGGGCCATGGAGGACAAGCAGGAGATGGTCGACATCATAGAGACTGTGTACCGTGGGGCCCGCAAAGGCCGCGGCCTGGTGGTGTCCCCCAAGGACTACTCCACCAAGTACCGCTACTGAGGCACCTCAGTCTGCGCGGATAAATGTCCTGGAGCCCTTTTTGTGCGGAAATGTTTTAAGCTATTTATAGCTTTGGAAAATACAGGAAGCTCCAGGGCTGGAGGACCTCTGAGATGGAATTGATTACATGGTCTTCACTCACCAAAATAAACAAGCACGTGGTGAGAGGAGCAGGCCTACTTGTTTGTTCTCAGGAAACTTGATGAATAGATGACTGATTTTTCCTAGTCAAAGTTAATTCTTATCCTTGGAGTAAAACGAAGGTGTTTATCCTA from Rhinopithecus roxellana isolate Shanxi Qingling unplaced genomic scaffold, ASM756505v1 contig1091, whole genome shotgun sequence encodes:
- the LOC115895708 gene encoding thioredoxin-like protein 4A isoform X2; this translates as MLLARKQILCVNVKNFAVIYLVDITEVPDFNKMYELYDPCTVMFFFRNKHIMIDLGTGNNNKINWAMEDKQEMVDIIETVYRGARKGRGLVVSPKDYSTKYRY
- the LOC115895708 gene encoding thioredoxin-like protein 4A isoform X1, translated to MSYMLPHLHNGWQVDQAILSEEDRVVVIRFGHDWDPTCMKMDEVLYSIAEKVKNFAVIYLVDITEVPDFNKMYELYDPCTVMFFFRNKHIMIDLGTGNNNKINWAMEDKQEMVDIIETVYRGARKGRGLVVSPKDYSTKYRY